The genomic stretch TCTTGATGCCGCTCTGGCTGCGCGGCAACCAGCACCACGTCCCCGGCCTCGGACAAAATCACGAGCAATTTCTGATCTTCTAGCAGGAGCAATTGGCCATGGCCGTAGCGACCGCCCTTCCACCGCTGCGCGCCCGTCTCGGCATCGACGCAACAAAACATGCTGCCGTTGAATCCGTACACGGCATTATCGATAACCACGAAGTCGTTGTAGGCAGGTTTCATCGACTTCGAAGCCCAGCGCTCGGCG from Pirellulales bacterium encodes the following:
- a CDS encoding alcohol dehydrogenase, with translation AERWASKSMKPAYNDFVVIDNAVYGFNGSMFCCVDAETGAQRWKGGRYGHGQLLLLEDQKLLVILSEAGDVVLVAAQPERHQEIARFHALDGKTWNHPAIAHGRLYVRNDEQMACYVLSENTAK